A window of Mytilus edulis chromosome 10, xbMytEdul2.2, whole genome shotgun sequence contains these coding sequences:
- the LOC139491830 gene encoding uncharacterized protein, which translates to MGSVQLVSNAVNVRIVKQFQTDISRVFFLSLCSENSLWITDNNVLQKVNPVEHKLTVESIFNIEVYGMAVTPTGDLLLAVDGSVLKQISGKTGELADSIYNAHPLHPYVVHVTKDGKVIVGVKSRGKAWPVTGRRAIIVMNQKGEHETIYEHDKNNTRIFTFVKSITSTDNGNICVVDKLSEDTRGRIVVLNRDGDILQIYTGHHEVNNENKPFKPVNIVTTPSDNIIVADLNIYILHILNNCGHLIKHYNIGDIGISSPYSLCFTKTAGQLYIGCTTKVGSSEKPAKLYEVHITGC; encoded by the coding sequence ATGGGATCGGTACAACTTGTGTCTAATGCCGTCAACGTACGTATCGTTAAACAATTCCAAACTGACATTTCTAGAGTGTTTTTTCTATCGTTATGTTCCGAAAATTCTCTGTGGATAACTGATAATAACGTGTTACAGAAAGTGAATCCAGTAGAACATAAACTGACagtagaatctatatttaacaTTGAAGTCTATGGAATGGCTGTTACACCGACTGGTGACCTACTTCTTGCAGTAGATGGATCAGTACTGAAACAAATCAGTGGTAAAACAGGAGAACTTGCTGATTCTATTTACAATGCACACCCATTACATCCCTATGTCGTACATGTGACCAAAGATGGTAAAGTCATAGTTGGAGTCAAGAGTAGAGGAAAAGCATGGCCGGTAACTGGAAGACGAGCTATCATTGTGATGAACCAGAAAGGAGAACATGAAACTATCTATGAACATGACAAAAACAACACCCGAATATTTACATTTGTGAAGAGTATCACCAGTACAGATAACGGGAATATCTGTGTAGTGGATAAGTTATCTGAGGATACTAGAGGTAGAATAGTGGTACTAAATAGGGACGGAGATATCCTACAGATCTACACCGGTCATCATGAGGTCAATAATGAGAACAAGCCGTTCAAACCAGTCAATATTGTGACTACACCGTCTGACAATATTATTGTGGCAGATTTAAACATTTATATCCTTCACATACTGAATAACTGTGGCCACCTAATCAAGCATTATAACATAGGCGACATAGGAATATCAAGTCCATATTCTCTTTGCTTCACAAAAACTGCGGGACAATTGTATATTGGATGTACGACAAAAGTAGGAAGTTCGGAAAAACCGGCAAAGTTATATGAAGTGCACATAACTGGTTGTTAG